From a single Photobacterium gaetbulicola Gung47 genomic region:
- a CDS encoding putative peptide ABC transporter, periplasmic peptide-binding protein (COG4166), which yields MYRCVSSLLVAMAIAGSVSANEVIESRSLVGFGSAKYPADFSHFDYVNPEAPKGGQVTYAQVGTFDSFNRYASRGVSAAGSEAIYDTLFVSSEDEIDSYYPLIAEKVRYPEDYAWMEVDINPNAKFHDGQPITAADVAFTFDKFMKEGVAQYRVYFKDVKSVTAKSEHTARIEMVKPNREVLLALVQGMNVLPEHFWRDKNLSEPLNTPPIGSSAYQISDYKPGQSVTYSLVKDYWAKDLPVNVGRHNFGTIKYDYYRDETVTLEAFKAGEYDIREENVAKFWATMYQGANFDKGYIVKEEIPHQIPQSMQAFVFNTERSYFSDAKVREALSYAMDFEWMNKSLFYNQYTRTRSYFQNTDYEAKGLPSEAEVAVLAPVKDKVPARVFTEEYQPPKSDGSGRIRVQLRKALALMKEAGWEVQNKVMTNVETGEAFSFELLMYSPTTERLAIPLQRNLKLLGIDMRLRTVDTTQYIKRLRDRDFDMVSAGYGANPYPSPNLMIAWNSNFIDSTYNTAGVKDPAIDYLTEQIAENQENPDKLLSLGRALDRVLQWNFYVIPQWHISMFRVASWDKFSRPPLRPKYTLGQDTWWIDSEKAAKLPEKRR from the coding sequence ATGTACAGATGCGTCTCATCGCTGTTGGTTGCGATGGCTATAGCTGGTTCGGTATCGGCGAATGAGGTGATTGAAAGCCGCTCTCTGGTGGGGTTTGGCAGTGCCAAGTATCCTGCTGACTTTTCCCATTTTGATTATGTCAATCCCGAGGCTCCGAAAGGCGGGCAGGTGACCTATGCCCAGGTGGGCACTTTTGACAGTTTTAACCGTTATGCGTCCCGAGGGGTCTCGGCGGCAGGCAGCGAAGCGATATACGATACCTTGTTTGTGTCGTCGGAAGATGAAATAGACAGCTATTATCCGCTCATCGCTGAAAAGGTTCGCTATCCGGAAGATTATGCGTGGATGGAAGTGGATATTAACCCCAACGCCAAGTTCCATGATGGCCAGCCGATTACGGCTGCTGATGTTGCCTTTACCTTTGATAAATTCATGAAAGAAGGGGTGGCGCAGTACCGGGTCTATTTCAAGGATGTGAAGTCGGTGACGGCCAAGTCGGAGCACACCGCCCGGATAGAAATGGTAAAGCCCAACCGCGAGGTGTTGTTGGCCTTGGTACAGGGAATGAATGTGTTGCCGGAACATTTTTGGCGTGACAAGAACCTCAGCGAGCCGCTCAATACCCCGCCAATTGGCAGTAGCGCCTATCAGATCTCGGATTATAAGCCCGGCCAAAGCGTGACCTACTCGCTGGTAAAGGATTACTGGGCCAAAGATTTGCCGGTCAATGTAGGCAGGCATAATTTTGGCACCATCAAGTATGACTACTACCGGGATGAAACAGTGACCCTCGAGGCGTTCAAAGCCGGTGAGTACGATATTCGCGAAGAGAACGTGGCCAAGTTCTGGGCCACCATGTACCAGGGGGCGAATTTCGATAAAGGCTACATTGTAAAAGAAGAGATCCCGCATCAGATCCCGCAGTCGATGCAGGCTTTTGTGTTCAATACCGAGCGCAGTTATTTCAGCGATGCCAAAGTGCGTGAAGCCCTTTCTTACGCCATGGACTTCGAGTGGATGAACAAAAGCCTGTTCTATAACCAGTACACCCGGACCCGCAGCTATTTCCAAAACACCGACTACGAGGCCAAGGGATTGCCATCGGAAGCCGAAGTTGCCGTTTTGGCTCCCGTAAAAGACAAGGTGCCTGCTAGGGTATTTACTGAAGAGTACCAACCTCCGAAGTCTGATGGTTCCGGTCGGATCCGGGTTCAGCTTCGCAAAGCCCTGGCCTTGATGAAAGAAGCGGGCTGGGAAGTACAGAACAAGGTCATGACCAATGTCGAGACCGGCGAAGCCTTTAGCTTTGAACTGCTGATGTATAGCCCGACCACCGAGCGTCTGGCGATCCCGCTGCAGAGGAACCTCAAGTTACTCGGCATAGATATGCGCTTGCGCACCGTGGATACCACACAGTACATCAAGCGTCTGAGAGACCGGGATTTTGATATGGTGTCTGCTGGGTATGGGGCCAATCCGTATCCGAGTCCGAATCTGATGATTGCCTGGAACAGTAATTTTATTGACAGCACCTACAACACGGCAGGGGTAAAAGACCCTGCCATTGATTACCTGACCGAGCAAATCGCCGAAAACCAGGAAAATCCGGACAAGTTGCTCAGCCTTGGCCGGGCGCTTGACCGGGTGTTGCAGTGGAATTTCTATGTGATCCCGCAATGGCATATCAGCATGTTCCGGGTAGCGAGCTGGGACAAGTTTTCCCGTCCGCCGCTGCGGCCAAAATATACCCTGGGCCAGGATACCTGGTGGATTGACAGTGAAAAGGCAGCCAAGTTGCCTGAGAAGCGGCGGTAA
- a CDS encoding putative hybrid two component sensor histidine kinase (COG0642,COG0784,COG2198), which produces MGLERMDLERQVALMQKKIDRERDARKMAEMLLESKSLELYQAKQLIEQNLAQVRDKLASGSEFLSYQHKMDNLLLSIGHTLLKYPPSTLIIKDLLDALINSRVVSACAVNFSCDSTPALNIAYFSGIDNTIVPPDTLVSREECWDESQQLYWLSLGNSAVKGYFVTRIGKTREWHMTVRKHMNLIGEMLRASIDRQLKLEEAIRARKSAEESEKLTRDFLAMINHELRTPLNGLLGTAELLSDTELDNHQNSLLKTLNHSGELLRAIINNLLDYSKINAGMMELAIKPFDCRLMANVLNDIFLQPAREKQLNFSIHFVPNSPQWLMGDEDRIKQIFVNLIGNAIKFTEKGFVSVTIGWHDEALQFVVSDSGCGIAKEQIASLFQPFKQADNSSKRQHEGTGLGLAICGKLAEQMKGRIEIESTAGQGSIFTVTLPLDVNPSAVIKNDVLRNKTLPISDLTILVVEDLKTNQMIIKLMLAKFGITPVIVSNGEKALGILKSQDFDIVFMDCRMPILDGFATTKWLRSEGYSKPIIALTAGTTKAEREDCFSAGMDDILSKPYQSVELREMIEKWGAGAGSLG; this is translated from the coding sequence ATGGGCCTTGAACGCATGGATCTGGAACGCCAAGTTGCTCTGATGCAGAAGAAAATTGACCGGGAGCGCGACGCCAGGAAAATGGCTGAAATGCTGTTGGAGTCGAAAAGCCTTGAACTCTATCAGGCCAAGCAGCTGATTGAGCAGAACCTCGCGCAGGTGCGGGATAAGCTTGCCAGTGGGTCGGAGTTTTTATCCTACCAGCATAAGATGGATAACTTGTTGCTGAGTATTGGCCACACGCTGCTGAAATACCCACCATCGACTCTGATCATAAAAGATTTGCTTGATGCGCTGATCAACAGTCGAGTAGTGAGTGCTTGCGCAGTAAATTTCAGTTGCGACTCGACACCGGCGCTGAATATTGCCTATTTTTCCGGTATTGATAATACGATTGTCCCGCCGGATACATTGGTGTCTAGAGAGGAGTGCTGGGACGAGTCACAGCAGTTATATTGGCTCTCACTCGGCAACTCGGCAGTAAAGGGGTATTTTGTCACCCGCATCGGTAAGACGAGGGAGTGGCATATGACAGTTCGTAAGCATATGAACTTGATAGGTGAAATGCTGCGCGCGTCCATTGATCGACAGCTAAAGCTCGAGGAGGCGATTCGAGCGAGGAAATCAGCCGAGGAGTCGGAGAAGTTGACTCGTGATTTTCTGGCAATGATAAACCATGAACTACGAACACCTCTCAATGGCTTGTTGGGAACGGCTGAGCTGCTATCTGATACCGAGCTTGATAATCATCAGAATAGCTTGCTTAAGACTTTAAATCATTCCGGGGAATTGCTGCGGGCAATCATTAATAATCTGCTCGATTACAGTAAGATCAACGCTGGGATGATGGAGTTGGCCATCAAACCCTTCGATTGCCGGTTGATGGCCAACGTGCTTAATGACATCTTCCTCCAACCCGCCAGGGAAAAACAGCTAAATTTTTCGATTCACTTCGTGCCAAATTCGCCGCAATGGCTGATGGGCGATGAAGATCGGATAAAGCAAATCTTCGTCAATCTTATAGGTAATGCCATTAAGTTTACGGAGAAAGGCTTTGTATCCGTGACCATAGGGTGGCATGACGAAGCGCTACAGTTTGTAGTCTCTGATTCTGGCTGCGGTATTGCTAAAGAACAAATAGCCAGCCTATTTCAGCCATTTAAACAAGCGGATAATTCAAGTAAGCGTCAACACGAGGGGACGGGGTTGGGCTTGGCGATTTGTGGCAAGTTGGCTGAGCAGATGAAAGGCCGGATAGAAATAGAGAGTACAGCGGGGCAAGGGAGTATTTTTACGGTCACGCTTCCCTTGGACGTTAATCCGTCAGCGGTTATCAAGAACGACGTTTTGCGAAACAAAACCCTTCCCATTAGTGATTTGACTATTTTGGTGGTGGAGGATCTGAAAACCAATCAGATGATCATCAAGCTGATGCTGGCTAAATTTGGCATCACCCCTGTTATTGTCAGCAATGGCGAAAAGGCGCTGGGTATTTTGAAGTCGCAAGACTTCGATATCGTTTTTATGGATTGCCGGATGCCAATTCTTGACGGTTTTGCCACGACAAAATGGCTACGCAGTGAAGGTTACAGCAAGCCGATCATCGCTTTGACCGCGGGGACAACTAAAGCGGAGCGGGAAGATTGTTTTAGTGCCGGGATGGACGATATTCTTTCCAAGCCTTATCAGAGCGTGGAATTGCGGGAAATGATTGAAAAATGGGGAGCCGGAGCAGGCTCCCTGGGATAA
- a CDS encoding putative cytochrome c (COG2863) yields the protein MKRTLLFSLLYILNPLTISAAWSNTMPQGDSDAGKVKSFTCQFCHGQNGVAQKEGYPHINNQSPLYLYRAMQAYQNGERSGSYGDMMKQQLSVLNEQDLADIATYFGEQP from the coding sequence ATGAAACGAACTCTCCTATTTTCCCTCCTTTATATACTGAACCCACTTACTATTTCTGCGGCATGGTCAAACACCATGCCCCAAGGTGACAGCGATGCCGGTAAGGTCAAATCGTTTACCTGCCAGTTCTGCCATGGACAAAATGGAGTTGCACAAAAAGAGGGCTACCCGCACATCAACAACCAGTCGCCCCTGTACCTGTACCGGGCGATGCAAGCCTACCAAAACGGCGAGCGCTCAGGGAGTTATGGCGACATGATGAAACAGCAACTGTCCGTTCTCAACGAGCAAGATCTCGCAGACATTGCCACCTACTTCGGCGAGCAACCATAG
- a CDS encoding hypothetical protein (COG0172), which produces MSKFFYKGRIEKKPKHESYGFNTKQAKKLGTEINPLQLVVNSDEKKAEVEALLEQHQIVATITVNNETEENLVELETLINKPKTTVFDKTPNRNDPCSCGSGKKYKKCCG; this is translated from the coding sequence ATGTCTAAGTTCTTCTATAAAGGCCGCATTGAGAAAAAACCGAAGCACGAGAGCTACGGCTTCAATACCAAGCAGGCCAAAAAGCTGGGAACTGAAATCAACCCGCTGCAACTTGTTGTGAACAGCGATGAGAAAAAAGCCGAAGTGGAAGCCCTGCTGGAACAGCACCAAATTGTTGCCACCATTACGGTCAACAACGAGACTGAGGAAAATCTAGTCGAGCTGGAAACGCTGATCAACAAGCCGAAAACCACCGTGTTTGATAAAACACCCAACCGTAATGACCCGTGCTCATGCGGAAGCGGTAAGAAATACAAAAAATGCTGCGGCTAA
- a CDS encoding heme NO binding, putative: MKGIIFTEFLDIVESRFGLDVCQQMLDDAGVDGAYTAVGSYDHRVLVKMIVCLSKITGVSPEVLQEAYGEALFTRLLSSFPLDNGEKPNSTFSFIERVERHIHTEVKKLYANANPPQFDFISQTSALMILDYISARCLSHVCLGLIRGCVKHFNEDMAISMEPVNQDQSHVRFTLKLNAG, from the coding sequence ATGAAAGGGATTATTTTTACTGAGTTTCTAGATATTGTCGAAAGCCGTTTTGGTCTCGATGTTTGCCAGCAGATGCTTGATGATGCCGGCGTTGATGGAGCATACACTGCGGTTGGAAGTTATGATCACCGTGTTTTGGTAAAGATGATCGTTTGCCTGAGCAAGATCACTGGTGTCTCCCCGGAAGTGTTGCAAGAAGCCTATGGTGAGGCATTGTTTACCCGCCTGTTGAGCTCCTTTCCCCTGGACAATGGCGAAAAGCCCAACAGCACCTTTAGCTTCATTGAGCGTGTTGAGCGCCATATCCATACCGAAGTGAAGAAGCTCTACGCCAATGCGAACCCACCCCAGTTTGACTTTATCTCACAAACTTCCGCCCTGATGATCCTTGATTACATATCGGCACGCTGCTTGTCACATGTTTGCCTGGGTTTGATCCGTGGTTGTGTTAAGCATTTCAACGAAGATATGGCAATCAGTATGGAGCCTGTCAACCAAGATCAGAGCCATGTACGATTTACGCTGAAATTAAATGCGGGGTAA
- a CDS encoding putative RNA methyltransferase (COG0219): MSKGYACVGLFNPKTPENVGSVMRAAGCYGVNSVFYTGTRYDLAKKFCTDTKNTIRDIPLIGVQNLKDIIPHDCIPVAVDLVEGAKPLPEYKHPKRAFYIFGPEDGTLKKDITNFCRETIYVPTNGCMNLAAAVNVILYDRMAKGEGFSNH; encoded by the coding sequence ATGAGCAAAGGTTACGCCTGTGTTGGGCTATTCAACCCCAAAACCCCTGAAAACGTTGGTTCTGTCATGCGGGCCGCTGGCTGCTATGGCGTTAATAGTGTGTTCTACACAGGCACGCGTTATGACCTTGCTAAGAAATTTTGTACTGACACCAAAAATACCATTCGCGATATTCCGCTGATTGGCGTCCAGAACCTAAAAGATATCATCCCGCACGACTGCATACCGGTTGCCGTTGATTTGGTTGAGGGAGCCAAGCCGCTGCCGGAATACAAGCACCCGAAGCGGGCTTTTTATATCTTCGGCCCTGAAGATGGTACATTGAAAAAAGACATTACCAATTTCTGTCGCGAAACCATCTATGTACCAACTAATGGCTGTATGAACCTCGCGGCGGCGGTCAATGTGATCCTGTATGACCGCATGGCCAAAGGTGAAGGTTTTTCTAACCACTAA